The genomic region GGCTGTCGTCTTCTTTGAGGGCGTGTTTGCCCGCTTCATCGAACCGGAAAATGCCGAGCAATATATTGCCGGCCTCATCATTCTGGGCGCTGCGCCCTGCACCGCCATGGTGTTTGTCTGGTCGCAGCTCACAAAAGGCGATCCGGCCTACACGCTCGTTCAGGTGTCGGTAAACGACGCGATCATGGTCGTGGCTTTCGCCCCCATCGTGGCGCTGCTGCTGGGCGTCACCTCGATCTCCGTGCCATGGGAGACGCTTGTTCTCTCCGTGGTGCTCTATGTGGTCATCCCGCTCATCGCAGGCATAGCGGTTCGCCGCTGGCTGATCCGCACTGGTGGCACGGCGCGGCTGGACGGCTTCAATGCCCGGATCAAGCCGGTTTCGATCAGCGCGCTGATCGCGACCGTCGTGCTGCTCTTCGGCTTTCAGGGCGGGACGATCCTCAGCGCACCTTTGGTGATCGCCATGATCGCAGTGCCCATCATCATCCAGTCCTACGCCATTTTCGCGCTGGCCTATGGCGCAGCCTGGATGTGGAAAGTGCCCCATAACGTGGCCGCGCCATGCGCCCTCATCGGCACATCGAACTTCTTCGAGCTGGCGGTCGCCGTCGCTATCGGGCTCTTTGGGCTCAATTCCGGCGCTGCGCTGGCGACGGTCGTGGGCGTGCTGGTGGAGGTGCCGGTCATGCTCTCGCTGGTCGCGCTCGCCAACCGGACACGCGCCAAATTCCCGACGGAGTAATCCCGATGAGCCTTGATCCCTCCACACCACATCTGGATGAGGAGTGCTACCGCGATGTGGAGCTGGAGCGGCTCTTCCCGGCCACCCGTGTCAG from Glycocaulis abyssi harbors:
- the arsB gene encoding ACR3 family arsenite efflux transporter → MTAPKDAAPAGIGPFEKWLSVWVGLAIIAGIALGTFLPGLFGFLAGLEYASVNLAVAILIWAMVFPMMVNVDFGALMRVGEKPKGLIITLVVNWLIKPFTMALLAVVFFEGVFARFIEPENAEQYIAGLIILGAAPCTAMVFVWSQLTKGDPAYTLVQVSVNDAIMVVAFAPIVALLLGVTSISVPWETLVLSVVLYVVIPLIAGIAVRRWLIRTGGTARLDGFNARIKPVSISALIATVVLLFGFQGGTILSAPLVIAMIAVPIIIQSYAIFALAYGAAWMWKVPHNVAAPCALIGTSNFFELAVAVAIGLFGLNSGAALATVVGVLVEVPVMLSLVALANRTRAKFPTE